Proteins encoded within one genomic window of Triticum aestivum cultivar Chinese Spring chromosome 2D, IWGSC CS RefSeq v2.1, whole genome shotgun sequence:
- the LOC123049914 gene encoding uncharacterized protein yields the protein MLGAAASRPRVDTSNKLDLMARFRMDLRHAVYRIISYKLLNKESKNELCRLELMECPMDLLDKDEFPKDFLVEMQYFSFFERTGALDWFFDPDLPAGLNDYQRLVPHDHGHGEYAFWGAYRSYFHSYEMQLEYIKYFETLLRELEWLKDCLPRKFSSRTVNKIRTRGIYQATKIAARFCNITPHLARIGFDDCFTYMSFEATWCNGSDDLYFEIWKRVTQQKESFRNTLKEVYELNKCPSLQESIKYAIEDDCSVMKTAVGSSSQTIFKSRIRNMHAYLFCFFPLSFQFLRCTAGAGITKEVNTMICMWD from the exons ATGCTTGGAGCAGCTGCCTCTCGACCCCGTGTTGATACTTCCAATAAACTCGACCTTATGGCTCGCTTTCGCATGGACCTTCGTCATGCGGTGTATCGCATCATATCCTACAAG TTGTTAAACAAGGAGTCCAAGAATGAGTTGTGCCGTCTTGAACTGATGGAGTGCCCAATGGATCTTCTTGACAAGGACGAATTTCCTAAAGATTTCCTCGTGGAGATGCAATATTTTAGCTTCTTCGAGAGAACAGGTGCATTAGACTGGTTCTTCGACCCTGATCTGCCTGCTGGCCTGAATGACTACCAGCGTCTAGTTCCTCATGATCAT GGTCATGGTGAGTATGCTTTCTGGGGTGCGTACAGAAGTTACTTTCATAGCTACGAGATGCAACTTGAATACATCAAGTACTTTGAAACATTATTAAGGGAACTTGAG TGGTTGAAAGATTGTCTACCGAGGAAGTTTTCATCTCGTACT GTAAACAAGATTCGGACAAGAGGAATTTATCAAGCAACTAAGATCGCCGCTCGCTTTTGCAATATCACACCACATTTAGCTCGTATTGGCTTCGAT GATTGTTTTACTTACATGAGCTTCGAGGCTACTTGGTGTAACGGGTCCGATGATCTCTATTTTGAGATTTGGAAGCGGGTCACTCAACAAAAG GAGAGTTTCAGAAATACTTTGAAGGAAGTCTATGAGCTGAACAAGTGCCCTTCACTGCAAGAGAGCATAAAATATGCCATAGAGGATGACTGTTCCGTGATGAAAACGGCAGTTGGCTCTTCTTCACAGACAATTTTCAAGTCTAGAATTCGTAACATGCATGCTTATCTCTTTTGCTTCTTTCCTCTATCTTTTCAGTTTCTTCGTTGCACGGCAGGGGCAGGCATTACCAAGGAAGTAAATACTATGATATGCATGTGGGATTGA